The following are encoded together in the Methylorubrum sp. B1-46 genome:
- a CDS encoding acyl-CoA dehydrogenase family protein, with amino-acid sequence MAASPAVQPANDPTDFVALAKDAAAGAKALVAEATARVKARVTGPEGKLDAGALEREQHAAHGLSWLATYGEAVRELAGYAERLQGEGAFGETEALLVKIGVGEYLDQMFGGIPMSQGEIVRPTALGFTSAELASLRTPAIDAAIAEGNTPANRAALVARIREATTSGAATIGVSGLDEDMEAIRSEMRRFGKAEVVEQAQEWHRENAYIPMSIIEKMAELGVFGLTIPEEYGGMGMPKAAMCVVSEELSRAYIGVGSLGTRSEIAAELILCGGTEEQKQRFLPGIASGEILPTAVFTEPNTGSDLASLRTKAVKEGDVWKITGNKTWITHPVRADIMTVLVRTKPEEKGHRGLSMLIAEKPRGDDANPFPVDGLSGGEIEVLGYRGMKEYELSFEGFSVPAGNLLGEVEGKGFAQLMQTFESARIQTAARAIGVAQSALDIGLRYAEERVQFGKALVEFPRVADKLAMMAVEINIARQLTYFSAREKDEGKRCDLEAGMAKLLGARVAWAAADNALQIHGGNGFALEYPISRVLCDARILSIFEGAAEIQAQVIARRLLEQ; translated from the coding sequence ATGGCCGCATCCCCCGCTGTCCAGCCCGCCAACGACCCGACCGATTTCGTCGCCCTGGCCAAGGACGCCGCCGCGGGCGCCAAGGCCCTCGTCGCCGAGGCGACCGCCCGCGTGAAGGCACGGGTCACGGGCCCCGAGGGCAAGCTCGATGCGGGCGCGCTGGAGCGTGAGCAGCACGCCGCCCACGGCCTGTCCTGGCTCGCCACCTACGGCGAAGCGGTGCGCGAACTCGCCGGCTATGCCGAGCGGCTGCAGGGCGAAGGGGCCTTCGGCGAGACCGAGGCGCTGCTCGTGAAGATCGGCGTCGGCGAGTATCTCGACCAGATGTTCGGCGGCATCCCTATGAGCCAGGGCGAGATCGTGCGCCCGACGGCGCTCGGCTTCACCAGCGCCGAACTGGCCTCCCTGCGCACGCCGGCTATCGACGCGGCGATCGCCGAGGGCAACACCCCGGCCAACCGCGCGGCGCTGGTGGCCAGGATCCGCGAGGCCACGACCTCGGGGGCGGCCACCATCGGCGTGTCGGGCCTCGACGAGGACATGGAGGCGATCCGCAGCGAGATGCGCCGCTTCGGCAAGGCCGAGGTGGTCGAGCAAGCCCAGGAATGGCACCGCGAGAACGCCTACATCCCGATGTCGATCATCGAGAAGATGGCGGAACTCGGCGTGTTCGGTCTCACCATTCCCGAGGAATACGGCGGCATGGGCATGCCCAAGGCCGCGATGTGCGTGGTCTCGGAGGAGCTGTCGCGCGCCTATATCGGCGTCGGCTCGCTGGGCACCCGCTCGGAGATCGCCGCCGAGCTGATCCTGTGCGGCGGCACAGAGGAGCAGAAGCAGCGCTTCCTGCCGGGCATCGCCTCGGGCGAGATCCTGCCGACGGCCGTCTTCACCGAGCCGAACACCGGCTCCGACCTCGCGAGCTTGCGCACCAAGGCGGTGAAGGAGGGCGACGTCTGGAAGATCACGGGCAACAAGACCTGGATCACCCACCCCGTGCGCGCCGACATCATGACCGTGCTGGTGCGGACCAAGCCCGAGGAGAAGGGCCATCGCGGCCTCTCGATGCTGATCGCGGAGAAGCCGCGCGGTGACGACGCGAACCCCTTCCCCGTCGACGGCCTCTCCGGCGGCGAGATCGAGGTGCTCGGCTACCGCGGCATGAAGGAGTACGAACTCTCCTTCGAGGGCTTCTCGGTGCCCGCCGGGAACCTGCTCGGCGAGGTCGAGGGCAAGGGCTTCGCCCAGCTCATGCAGACCTTCGAATCGGCCCGCATCCAGACCGCGGCCCGCGCCATCGGCGTGGCCCAGTCGGCCCTCGATATCGGCCTGCGCTACGCCGAGGAGCGGGTTCAGTTCGGCAAGGCGCTGGTCGAGTTCCCGCGCGTGGCCGACAAGCTCGCGATGATGGCGGTGGAGATCAACATCGCCCGCCAGCTTACCTACTTCTCCGCCCGCGAGAAGGACGAAGGCAAGCGCTGTGATCTCGAGGCCGGCATGGCCAAGCTGCTGGGCGCCCGCGTCGCCTGGGCGGCGGCCGACAACGCCCTGCAGATCCACGGCGGCAACGGCTTCGCGCTGGAATACCCGATCAGCCGCGTGCTGTGCGACGCGCGCATCCTCTCGATCTTCGAGGGTGCCGCCGAAATCCAGGCCCAGGTCATCGCCCGCCGACTGCTGGAGCAGTAA
- a CDS encoding DMT family transporter, protein MSSVLSSLIPAAFVLIWASGFVAARYVAPYAEPLAFVAVRLALVALVLAGIALALRARWPKTAAGWRDGMVAGVLMQGIYVAGVFWSVHRGLPAGIAALVGSLQPLLTAAVSQPLLGERVEPRRWAGIGLGFLGAGLVLGPKLGAVDAAGIPPLALTVSVAAMLAITAGTLWQKRQGAGADLVSNACLQFIGGTAFAVPLALVAGETHLSPSLPLGLGMAWSVLVNSVGGILLLLALIRRGAVAGVASLLFLVPPVSAVIAYLLFGETLTPVQIAGMTVAAAGVGLASRP, encoded by the coding sequence ATGTCGAGCGTTCTCTCCAGCCTGATCCCGGCCGCCTTCGTGCTGATCTGGGCGAGCGGCTTCGTCGCCGCGCGCTACGTGGCGCCTTATGCCGAGCCGCTGGCCTTCGTCGCCGTGCGGCTGGCCCTGGTCGCGCTCGTTCTGGCGGGAATCGCGCTGGCCTTGCGCGCGCGCTGGCCGAAAACGGCGGCCGGTTGGCGCGACGGCATGGTCGCGGGCGTGCTGATGCAGGGCATCTACGTGGCCGGCGTGTTCTGGTCGGTGCATCGTGGCCTGCCCGCCGGCATCGCGGCGCTGGTGGGCAGCCTCCAACCGCTCCTGACGGCGGCCGTGTCACAGCCGCTGCTGGGCGAACGCGTCGAGCCGCGGCGCTGGGCCGGCATCGGGCTCGGGTTTCTCGGGGCGGGGCTGGTGCTCGGGCCGAAGCTCGGTGCGGTCGATGCCGCCGGCATCCCCCCCCTCGCCCTCACCGTTTCGGTCGCCGCCATGCTGGCGATCACCGCCGGCACGCTGTGGCAGAAGCGCCAGGGCGCCGGTGCCGACCTCGTCTCCAATGCCTGCCTGCAATTCATCGGCGGCACCGCCTTCGCGGTCCCGCTCGCCCTCGTCGCCGGTGAGACCCATCTGAGCCCGAGCCTCCCGCTCGGCCTCGGCATGGCGTGGTCGGTCCTCGTCAATTCGGTCGGCGGCATCCTGCTTCTGCTGGCGCTGATCCGGCGCGGCGCGGTGGCCGGCGTCGCCTCGCTGCTCTTCCTCGTGCCGCCGGTCTCGGCGGTGATCGCCTACCTCTTGTTCGGCGAGACGCTGACCCCGGTGCAGATCGCCGGCATGACGGTGGCGGCCGCCGGAGTCGGCTTGGCGAGCAGACCTTAG
- a CDS encoding YihY/virulence factor BrkB family protein: MSRLKKILDVTGLAAQRFVAHDGWAIASHIALSMLTSLFPFLILLAALAGLIGTKSLADEAGTLIFDAVPREVAKPIVGEVHRLLTEQRGGVLTLGALLALYFSSSGVESLRVGLNRAYGIREMRPWWLTRLESIGYVVCGAFAMLAFALLVVLGPLIWRQLVFVAPGLEPLGLTVAIGRIGVTAFLIALVLVIAHKFVAAGRRPVLSVLPGIAVTLGLWFLAGLGFGYYLDRFSNAYASTYGGLATAMIFLVFLYWLAAMFLFGGEINGTVIAARRQRLQARMRARQAEAARVTANPLP, translated from the coding sequence TTGAGCCGCCTCAAAAAGATCCTCGACGTGACGGGGCTGGCCGCGCAGCGCTTCGTCGCCCATGACGGCTGGGCGATCGCCAGTCACATCGCGCTGTCGATGCTGACCTCGCTGTTCCCGTTCCTGATCCTGCTCGCGGCGCTCGCCGGCCTGATCGGCACCAAGTCGCTGGCGGACGAGGCCGGCACGCTGATCTTCGACGCGGTGCCGCGCGAGGTGGCCAAGCCCATCGTCGGCGAGGTCCACCGTCTGCTCACCGAGCAGCGCGGCGGGGTGCTGACGCTCGGCGCGCTGCTGGCGCTGTACTTCTCGTCGTCGGGCGTCGAGTCGCTCAGGGTCGGGCTCAACCGCGCCTATGGCATCCGCGAGATGCGGCCGTGGTGGCTCACCCGGCTCGAATCGATCGGCTACGTCGTCTGCGGCGCCTTCGCCATGCTGGCCTTCGCGCTCCTCGTGGTGCTCGGGCCGCTGATCTGGCGCCAACTCGTCTTCGTGGCGCCGGGGCTCGAGCCGCTCGGACTCACGGTTGCCATCGGCCGCATCGGCGTCACCGCTTTCCTGATCGCGCTGGTGCTGGTGATCGCCCACAAATTCGTGGCCGCCGGACGCCGGCCGGTTCTGTCGGTGCTTCCGGGCATCGCCGTGACGCTCGGCCTGTGGTTCCTCGCCGGCCTCGGCTTCGGCTACTATCTCGACCGGTTCTCGAACGCCTACGCCTCCACCTATGGGGGTCTGGCCACGGCGATGATCTTCCTCGTGTTCCTCTACTGGCTCGCGGCGATGTTCCTGTTCGGCGGCGAGATCAACGGCACCGTCATCGCGGCGCGGCGCCAGCGGCTTCAGGCGCGGATGCGGGCGCGTCAGGCGGAGGCGGCGCGGGTGACGGCCAATCCGCTCCCGTGA